From one Henningerozyma blattae CBS 6284 chromosome 1, complete genome genomic stretch:
- the TBLA0A05170 gene encoding nitroreductase family protein (similar to Saccharomyces cerevisiae FRM2 (YCL026C-A); ancestral locus Anc_1.49), translating to MSAASPILKPIAQRRTIYALKPVLPSNVTLKDIQSIVQEIVKETPSAFNSQPNRAVIITGATKTKVWDSVVKAIGNGDGAKRPASIRDEAFGSVLFFTDSSVTKNMQSQFAIYKDAFPVWADQSSGAVQIQAWTALEAIGLGGHLQHYNQLVEAALPADIPKNWVLQAQLNFGVPAAPAGEKEYASNPVKVYE from the coding sequence ATGTCTGCCGCCTCTCCAATTTTGAAACCAATTGCTCAACGTCGTACAATTTACGCTTTGAAACCAGTTTTGCCATCCAATGTTACTTTGAAGGATATCCAATCCATTGTTCAAGAAATTGTCAAGGAAACCCCATCTGCTTTCAACTCTCAACCAAACCGTGCTGTTATCATTACCGGTGCTACTAAGACCAAGGTCTGGGACAGTGTCGTTAAGGCTATTGGTAATGGGGACGGTGCCAAGAGACCAGCTTCCATTAGAGATGAAGCTTTCGGTTCCGTCCTTTTCTTCACTGACTCTAGTGTTACCAAGAATATGCAATCTCAATTTGCCATTTACAAGGATGCTTTCCCAGTTTGGGCTGACCAGTCCTCTGGTGCCGTTCAAATCCAAGCCTGGACTGCTTTGGAAGCCATTGGTTTAGGTGGTCACTTACAACATTACAACCAATTAGTTGAAGCTGCTTTACCAGCTGATATTCCAAAGAACTGGGTTTTACAAGCTCAATTGAACTTCGGTGTTCCAGCTGCTCCAGCTGGTGAAAAAGAATACGCCAGCAACCCAGTTAAAGTTTAcgaataa
- the TBLA0A05160 gene encoding uncharacterized protein (similar to Saccharomyces cerevisiae HBN1 (YCL026C-B)): protein MSYSQYLKPISERRTIYNLKPELPSGISIDTVQAAIQTIVRDVPTHFNCQLNRAIILTGDAHKKVWDSVAKATNGARRAIAERDETFGTVVFFVDEAVTRKLQNEYPAHHDLLPLFGEQVSGAAQVQSWVAVESMGMGANLQHFNQFVQDALPADIPKSWVVKSQLCFGLPTGQADVKEYVENPVKVY, encoded by the coding sequence atgtCTTACtctcaatatttaaagcCAATTTCTGAAAGACGTACCATCTACAACTTAAAACCAGAATTACCATCTGGTATTTCTATTGACACTGTGCAAGCAGCTATACAAACGATTGTTAGAGACGTTCCAACTCATTTCAACTGTCAATTAAACCGTGCTATTATCTTAACTGGTGATGCTCATAAGAAGGTTTGGGATAGTGTTGCTAAGGCTACTAATGGTGCTAGAAGAGCTATTGCAGAAAGAGATGAAACTTTTGGTACTGTTGTTTTCTTTGTCGATGAAGCCGTCACTAGGAAGCTACAAAATGAATACCCAGCTCATCATGActtattaccattattcGGTGAACAAGTTTCTGGTGCTGCTCAAGTCCAATCCTGGGTAGCTGTGGAATCTATGGGTATGGGTGCCAACTTACAACATTTCAATCAATTTGTTCAAGATGCTTTACCAGCCGATATTCCAAAAAGTTGGGTTGTTAAGTCTCAATTATGTTTTGGTTTACCAACCGGTCAAGCTGATGTTAAAGAATATGTCGAAAACCCGGTCAAAGTTTATTAG
- the TBLA0A05150 gene encoding uncharacterized protein, with protein MPFANPALTSIINRRTLYKLKPTLPTGLTLKQIQDAVHEVVKHTPTAHNSQPNRAIILTGKSHHKIWDHVVKEMGENSLGVRRPTSVRDEAFGSVFFFIDEAITRKLQKEFPKHDFTFPLFDEQVTGAAQIQTWTVLQSMGLGAHLQHYNFFIDDSLPEDIPKSWKLKGQLVFGTPIAGPREKIFQDNPIKIYD; from the coding sequence AAAGCCTACTTTACCAACTGGTTTGACTTTGAAACAAATTCAAGATGCTGTTCATGAAGTTGTTAAACACACCCCTACTGCTCATAATTCTCAACCAAACCGTGCCATTATTTTAACTGGTAAGTCTCATCATAAAATATGGGATCATGTTGTTAAAGAAATGGGTGAAAACTCACTAGGTGTTAGACGTCCAACTTCAGTTAGAGATGAAGCGTTTGGGtctgtttttttctttattgaTGAAGCTATTACTAGGAAGTTACAGAAAGAATTTCCAAAACACGATTTCACATTTCCGTTATTTGATGAACAGGTTACAGGCGCTGCTCAAATCCAGACTTGGACAGTTTTACAATCGATGGGATTAGGGGCTCATTTACAACattataatttcttcattgaTGATTCATTACCAGAAGATATTCCAAAAAGTTGGAAATTAAAAGGCCAATTAGTATTTGGTACCCCAATTGCTGGTCCAAGAGAAAAGATTTTCCAAGACAATCCAATTAAAATCTATGATTAA